The segment GGGCTAAGTACTTTTACATATATACGCTACCAGCAAAAATCAAGACTAACACAACCAATCAAATCTTTTAATTTTAGTCGCCCAGATAGCCGAAAAGATGAAATTAAAGGCGAAATTATAACACTAAAAAGATTAAGACCCGAATATTTTGACGACTTTTATAAAATGCATAATGATCCTAGCATAATACAACGGCTTTATGAGGCCGTTGAGCCCGAAGGAATTCAATACAATTCTTTTATGGCTCATCTAAAATATGAATTAAAAAAAGAAGCCAAAGGGCTTGTTCTTAGCTATGTAATCTTTGATAACAAAGAAGACAATTTAATAGGCAATTTAGAAATTCGGGAACCGGATCCGGATGATCCAGGACAATTCGGTTGCTGGATTAATCCAAAATATTGGGGTGGCGGCAGATTATATGAGGCATTTAAATTAATATCTCAAGAATATTTTAGACTTAATCCAAATACCGAAAAATTTAACGCTCATGTAAAAATGTCAAACCTAAGAGGTTACTTTGCACTAAAAAAATGTGGCTTTAAGCTAATAAAAACTTTACATTTTAAAGATATGTCTTCAAGATATTTTTTGGAGTACTACAATCCAAAAATAGAAATGCAACAAAATTAAATATTTAAAAATTAGGAGAGCTTTATGCAAAAAAATATCTTATTTATTTTGATGCCAAAAGACTTTAGAGATGAAGAATTTTACGAACCATATAATCTTTTAAAAGAAAAAAATTACAACATCGATGTTGCCGGCATGAGTCAAAGTAAAGCTATCGGGGTAAATGGCTACGAATTTATGCCAAATTTATCACTAAAAGATTTAACTCAAGAAAAATTAACCACTTATGATGCATTAGTAATTCCCGGCGGGCCCGGAAGTGTTACATACCTCTGGAGTAACAAATCAATTCAGGATATAATATTGGAGTTTAATAAAAATAAAAAGATAATAGCTGCTATTTGTTACGGAGTAATTGCTATAGTGGAAGCCGGTATATTAATAAATAAAAAAGCAACAGTTTATCCAAGTCTTGAGGCAAAAGACATATTGCAAAAACACAATGTAACATTTGAAGACAGTGGTTGTGTGATATTAAAAAACGAAAAAATAATTACTTGCCAAGGCCCAAAGTATGCAAATGATTTTGGACATGAAATAATAAATTTATTAGAGAAAAAATAATTTTTAAAGGAATTTATGACAAGAATTGCAACACCAACAGATGCGCCTCAAGTTAAAACTTTATTGGTAGGAATTCAAGCCCCATACAATAAAATTAGACCGATTGAATCGTACTATGAAGAATTCTTAAGTTTGGTAAAAACCTTAGGACAACAATATCAATTCACCTATTTTTTAAAACTAAGAACAATTGATAAAGCTAATTTTTTATCGTTAGGAAAATTGCAAGAATTGCAAAAATTTTGTGACGAAAATCAAATTGAAGAAATTATTTTTTCAGAAAGTTTAACGCCACTACAAGAAAGAAATCTTGAAGATTTTCTAGATTGCACCGTTTGGGACAGAGAAAAATTGATTTTGGAAATTTTTAAAATTTCAGCACAAAGCGGCGAAGGAAAAATTCAAGTAGAAATGGCTGCAATAGAATACTTAAAAAGCAGACTTTCCGGAAAAGGTGTAGAGCTTGCGCAACAAGAAGGCTATGTTGGAAGTAAAGGTCCCGGAGAAACATCCAAAGAAGTTTTAAAACAACATTTTTCAATACAACTAAGTAAAGCAAGAAAACGCCTTGAAAGCTTAGAACGAGCCCGAGACACCCAAAGAAAAAAACGCATGGAATCAGGAATACCTTTGATATCATTGGTTGGATATACAAATTCCGGAAAATCCAGCTTATTAAACGCTCTTACAAAAAGTAATGTACTTGTTGAAGATAAACTTTTTGCAACACTCGATACAACAACTAGAGAATTATATCTGGATAGTAAAAAAGTCGCTTTAATTTCCGATACGGTTGGTTTTATAAGTCAACTACCACACCATCTGATTGAAGCATTTAAGTCAACTTTGGATGAATTAAAATATTCAGACTTGTTGCTTCACGTAGTTGATGCAAGCAACCCAACCTGGAAAAATCAAATAGATGTAGTAACCGATACACTTAAAAATTTAGAAATAAATAAAAAAATGGTTTTAGTTTTTAACAAAATTGATAAATTAAACCAGGAACAGATAAACCAATTAAAATTAGAAACTCAAGAGTTTACACCGAAAGTTTTTATTCATACTAAAGATAAAGATGGCCTAACGGAATTGCTAAA is part of the Candidatus Dependentiae bacterium genome and harbors:
- the hflX gene encoding GTPase HflX; this encodes MTRIATPTDAPQVKTLLVGIQAPYNKIRPIESYYEEFLSLVKTLGQQYQFTYFLKLRTIDKANFLSLGKLQELQKFCDENQIEEIIFSESLTPLQERNLEDFLDCTVWDREKLILEIFKISAQSGEGKIQVEMAAIEYLKSRLSGKGVELAQQEGYVGSKGPGETSKEVLKQHFSIQLSKARKRLESLERARDTQRKKRMESGIPLISLVGYTNSGKSSLLNALTKSNVLVEDKLFATLDTTTRELYLDSKKVALISDTVGFISQLPHHLIEAFKSTLDELKYSDLLLHVVDASNPTWKNQIDVVTDTLKNLEINKKMVLVFNKIDKLNQEQINQLKLETQEFTPKVFIHTKDKDGLTELLNFIKKHEF
- a CDS encoding DJ-1/PfpI family protein, which translates into the protein MQKNILFILMPKDFRDEEFYEPYNLLKEKNYNIDVAGMSQSKAIGVNGYEFMPNLSLKDLTQEKLTTYDALVIPGGPGSVTYLWSNKSIQDIILEFNKNKKIIAAICYGVIAIVEAGILINKKATVYPSLEAKDILQKHNVTFEDSGCVILKNEKIITCQGPKYANDFGHEIINLLEKK
- a CDS encoding GNAT family N-acetyltransferase, whose protein sequence is MLKISKKFLKLLLSVLFIIGLSTFTYIRYQQKSRLTQPIKSFNFSRPDSRKDEIKGEIITLKRLRPEYFDDFYKMHNDPSIIQRLYEAVEPEGIQYNSFMAHLKYELKKEAKGLVLSYVIFDNKEDNLIGNLEIREPDPDDPGQFGCWINPKYWGGGRLYEAFKLISQEYFRLNPNTEKFNAHVKMSNLRGYFALKKCGFKLIKTLHFKDMSSRYFLEYYNPKIEMQQN